The Platichthys flesus chromosome 8, fPlaFle2.1, whole genome shotgun sequence genome has a window encoding:
- the grhpra gene encoding glyoxylate reductase/hydroxypyruvate reductase: MESVMQAAGKLMKVFVTRRIPQEGMKLLSAAGECEVSQWDSSEPVPRAELLKGVERADGLLCMLTDKIDAEVLDAAGPNLKVISTMSVGFDHLAVDEIKKRGIRVGYTPDVLTDATAELTVALLLATARRLPEGVEEVKNGGWSSWDPIWLCGYGLSGSTVGIIGLGRIGMAVAKRLMPFGVKRLLYSGRTAKPQAAELNGEFVPLDTLVPASDFIVLTCSLTPETQGLCDKAFFSKMKKTAVLINSSRGTVVNQDDLYEALSSGQIAAAGMDVTTPEPLPPNHPLLTLKNCVVLPHIGSATYATRGVMSVLTAQNLLAGLRGTEMPKELVL; this comes from the exons ATGGAAAG TGTGATGCAGGCAGCTGGGAAACTCATGAAGGTGTTCGTGACTCGGAGGATCCCTCAGGAGGGGATGAAGCTCCTGTCTGCGGCCGGAGA GTGTGAAGTGTCTCAGTGGGACTCGAGTGAACCAGTGCCGAGGGCAGAGCTTCTCAAGGGCGTTGAAAGGGCTGACGGTCTCCTGTGTATGCTGACAGACAAGATCGATGCTGAGGTCCTGGATGCTGCAG GACCAAACCTCAAAGTGATCAGCACCATGTCCGTTGGGTTCGACCACTTGGCTgtggatgaaataaaaaaacg cgGTATACGTGTTGGATACACTCCGGATGTGCTGACCGATGCCACGGCTGAACTGactgtggctctgctgctggCCACTGCTCGCAGATTACcagagggagtggaggaggtcAAGAA TGGTGGCTGGAGCTCGTGGGACCCGATCTGGCTGTGTGGATACGGCCTCTCTGGCAGCACAGTAGGAATCATCGGACTCGGACGCATTG GTATGGCCGTTGCTAAGAGACTCATGCCCTTTGGGGTGAAGAGGCTGCTCTACTCTGGGAGAACAGCCAAGCCCCAGGCTGCAGAGCTGAATGGAGAATTTG TTCCTCTGGACACGCTTGTGCCTGCGAGCGACTTCATAGTTCTGACCTGCTCCCTGACTCCAGAAACCCAGGGGCTGTGTGACAAGGCCTTCTTCAGCAAGATGAAGAAGACCGCAGTCCTCATCAACTCAAGCAG GGGGACTGTGGTGAACCAGGACGATCTGTACGAGGCTCTGAGCAGTGGACAGATAGCTGCCGCTGGAATGGACGTCACAACACCCGAGCCCCTCCCACCAAACCATCCCCTTCTAACACTCAAAAACTGTG tgGTGTTACCGCACATCGGCAGTGCCACCTACGCCACAAGAGGTGTCATGTCAGTCTTGACGGCGCAGAACCTGCTGGCTGGATTACGGGGAACAGAGATGCCCAAAGAACTCGTTCTTTAG
- the LOC133959144 gene encoding zinc finger and BTB domain-containing protein 5-like — MDTMDFPGHFQHIFQQLNHQRLHAQLIDCVVLVGGQSFEAHRSILAACSSHFRALLSSSDAGDEVGGAWVDRGEGPSVIDLDPEVVTPEAFSTLLDMIYTSTLSLGRSNVMDVLLAASHLHLNTVVKACKLHLSRKNFPASPPKGWRSVQQQQQQQQCPPSQAESSSSLQLVSSAMEEDSDEDGEVVEVSQSMGEVRGVNGETGAAAPSSRFKRKSHEDRLSGRKRSCRMPEGNYKECSPTVTSRSTVSAEDGGDDPLSRDHLRTADGLLENQGDEEVEEKYEATRGESEEIQLPSQSDSSTGGAGALKKDGDTDGDTVVKVKVGEEGEEEAEEPKMVMMEVKKENLSSCSPDSDSPPPPPIDCTDNLSAEVNDEKMSTAADPAVDGVGCLQSQLCTDLQTDTHRDDGDLCEDAEGLDSLSELAFSCFLNPSALGALEEEDSLASLTAAATAAAAAASDAGNVGEPCQISEEASIPLAQSSDSSSSLVFPVTSVPLQQLLPTQSSGFSDTLILQPTQNSLAGFLSGIRPSLSLEASLVTSTPSRGGTGSGATTFRRIAPKVVPGSEAGADPSSSSSGSAGDAAADRPPLTRASEDVMSKCKKAAAEDHVLLVEGEKKYACSICCKTFMNLTDCKKHIRVHTGEKPYPCPKCGKRFSQSSHLYKHSKNTCVNWKDEQSFPELLQ; from the coding sequence ATGGACACCATGGACTTCCCAGGTCATTTCCAGCACATCTTCCAGCAGCTCAACCACCAGCGCCTGCACGCTCAGCTGATTGACTGTGTGGTGCTGGTGGGAGGACAGAGCTTCGAGGCTCACCGCTCCATCCTGGCAGCATGCAGCTCTCACTTCCGAGCCCTCCTGAGCTCCAGTGACGCTGGTGATGAGGTTGGAGGAGCTTGGGTCGACAGAGGTGAAGGCCCCAGTGTGATAGATCTGGATCCAGAGGTGGTGACCCCCGAGGCCTTCTCCACCCTGCTGGACATGATTTACACCTCCACCCTCTCCCTGGGACGCTCCAACGTGATGGACGTTCTGCTGGCCGCCTCGCACCTCCATCTGAACACTGTGGTGAAGGCCTGCAAGCTCCACCTGTCCAGGAAGAACTTCCCTGCGTCGCCGCCCAAAGGATGGAGGTCagttcaacagcagcagcagcagcagcagtgtcctCCCTCACAGGCCGAGAGTTCATCCTCCCTTCAACTGGTCTCGTCTGCCATGGAGGAGGACTCGGATGAAGATGGCGAGGTAGTAGAGGTGAGCCAATCGATGGGGGAGGTCAGGGGAGTCAATGGAGAGACAGGTGCAGCCGCACCGTCCTCGAGGTTCAAAAGGAAGTCCCACGAGGACAGGCTCAGCGGCAggaagagaagctgcagaatgCCTGAAGGAAACTACAAGGAGTGTTCTCCCACTGTGACCAGCAGAAGCACTGTCAGtgcagaggatggaggagatgatCCGCTGTCCCGAGACCACCTGAGGACAGCTGATGGACTTTTGGAGAACCAAggggatgaggaggtggaggagaaataCGAAGCAACCAGGGGAGAGTCAGAGGAGATCCAGCTGCCGAGCCAGTCGGACAGCAGCACGGGAGGTGCGGGGGCGTTGAAGAAGGATGGAGATACAGATGGAGACACGGTGGTGAAGGTGAAAGTGGGagaagaaggggaggaagaggcagaggagccaaagatggtgatgatggaggtgaaaaaggaaaatctaaGCTCGTGCTCCCCAGATTCAgattctcctccacctccaccaatAGACTGCACAGACAATTTGAGCGCAGAAGTAAATGATGAGAAAATGTCCACGGCAGCCGACCCAGCAGTGGATGGTGTTGGCTGTTTACAATCTCAGCTGTGCACAGATCttcagactgacacacacagggacgaTGGGGATTTGTGTGAGGACGCTGAAGGCCTGGACAGCCTGTCAGAGCTGgccttctcctgcttcctcaaTCCCAGCGCCCTGGGAGCCCTGGAGGAAGAAGACAGCCTCGCTAGTCTCacagctgctgccactgcagccgccgccgccgccagcGATGCTGGAAATGTAGGTGAACCATGTCAAATCTCAGAAGAGGCAAGCATCCCTTTAGCTCAGTCCtctgattcctcctcctctcttgtttttccagtaacctctgtccctctgcagcagcttcttccGACTCAGAGCTCTGGTTTTAGCGACACGCTCATCCTGCAGCCCACCCAGAACTCTTTAGCAGGGTTTCTAAGCGGCATCAGACCCAGCCTCAGTTTGGAAGCCTCCCTCGTCACATCCACACCCTCTAGAGGTGGGACAGGCTCAGGTGCAACAACCTTCCGTCGCATTGCTCCCAAGGTGGTGCCTGGGTCAGAGGCCGGCGCAgatccgtcctcctcctcttctggaTCAGCgggggatgctgctgctgatcggCCGCCTCTAACCAGAGCTTCAGAGGACGTTATGTCCAAGTGCAAGAAGGCGGCAGCCGAGGACCATGTGCTGTTAGTAGAAGGGGAGAAGAAATATGCCTGCAGCATCTGCTGCAAAACCTTCATGAACCTGACTGACTGTAAGAAGCACATTCGTGTCCACACGGGAGAAAAGCCCTACCCCTGTCCGAAGTGCGGCAAGCGCTTCAGCCAGTCGTCCCACCTGTACAAGCATTCCAAGAACACGTGTGTGAACTGGAAAGACGAGCAGTCATTCCCAGAACTGCTGCAATGA
- the tomm5 gene encoding mitochondrial import receptor subunit TOM5 homolog, translated as MFKLEGLGPKMDPEEMKKKMRQDVMSSLRNFLLYVALLRATPYVLKKLDSI; from the exons ATGTTCAAACTGGAAGGACTTGGACCTAAAATGGACccggaggagatgaagaagaagatgcgTCAGGACGTCATGTCGTCTTTGAGGAACTTTCTTCTTTACGTCGCTCTCCTCAGAGCCA CTCCTTATGTGCTAAAGAAGCTGGACAGCATATGA